The genomic interval AGACCGACGGTGAACAGCACGATGAACACGAACAGGAAGTGGTCGGTGAACCGGACGGCGTCGGAGTACTCGTCGAGGGCGCTGACGGCGGCGTAGCCCGCGGCGGCGACCACCGTCGCAGACAGCGTGTGGGTGACGTGGTCCCACCACCAGACGTCGCGGTAGAGGCCGGTCATCCCGAGGGTGTGGAGGAAGACGGCGAGGGTGAGCCAGAGCGTCAGTTTCGCGTCGAGGTTGAGCGAGTAGTCGCGTTCGAGCAGCGCCGGGAGGAACGTGACGCCGAGGGCGACGAGTGCGTTGACGACGATGCCGAGGTTCTGGGTCACGACGCCGACGACGAGCAGGAGCGCGATAGCTAGCTGGAGGAGTCGGCTGACGGCTCGCTGGAACTCGACTGTCCGACCGCGCGAGGGCATCTATCGACCCCTAGAGCAGGGGGTAGCTAAGACCTGTCCCTCTCGACCCAATCGCCGATACGGATTTACAGTTCAAGCACATACGACCGTCGATGATGGTGATGACCCACGTCCTCGTGGGTATCGCGGTGAGCGCCGTGGCGACGGTGGTCTTCCCGGAGGCGGCCCCGATAGCCCTCGTATCGGGCGCGCTGGGTGGGCTGGTTCCGGACCTCGACCTCTACGTCGGGCACCGCCGCACACTGCACTTCCCGGTGTACGGACCGCTCGCCACGCTGGGGGCCGTGGCGCTCGCCGTCGCCGCGCCGTCGGTCGAGACGGTGGCGCTCGCGACGTTCCTCGCCGCCGCGGGGCTCCACGCCGCGATGGACGTGCTCGGCGGCGGCCTCGAACTGAAGCCGTGGCAGGAGACGTCCGAACGCGCCGTCTACAGCCACTTCCACGGCCATTGGCTCCGCCCGCGTCGGCTGGTCCCGTACGACGGTGCACCTGCGGACCTTGTGCTTGCCGGGACGGTCGCGCTCCCGACGCTCGCGCTGGGCGGTGCGGTGGTCGACCCCGCCGTCGTCGGCCTGTTGACCGTCGCCGTCGGCTACACGCTGCTCCGTCGACGGTTGGCCGACTGCTGGGAACGGCTCGCGCGGCTGGTGCCGCCCTCGCTGGCCAGCTACCTCCCCGACCGGTTCGCCACCGCACGGCGCTCGACCGGCCTCCCGCCGAGCGACGACTGACCGGTCGGCCGGCCGCTCGGGGGCTGCACAGTGCGTTCGCTCGCCCCTCGGCTCCCCCTGCTCGCGCAAGCACAACCGGGACTCTCGTCTCCGCTCTCCTGTCGTCCATGGCGCTGCAACAGATCGACCACCTGAGCGAGGAGCAACGCGAGTGTCTGGACAACTGTCTCGAAGCGACGCAGGTCTGCGAGTGGTGTGCCGACGAGTGCGCCGGCCACGGCGAGGGGATGGCCGAGTGCGTCCGCCTCTGTCGTGACGTCGCCGACATCGCGAGCCTCCACGCCCGGTTCATGGCGCGGGACTCCGACTACAGCGGCGACCTCGCGGCGACCTGCGCGGACGCCTGCGAGGCGTGCGCCGACGAGTGCGACCAGCACGACCACGACCACTGCCAGGCGTGCGCCGAGGTCCTCCGCGAGTGCGCGGAGACCTGCCGCTCGATGGCCTGAGTCGGAGCCGACACGAGCCATCGCTGGCCGACCTCCCGGCGCAGTCGACGGTCTTCCTTTTTATACCCTCACGTGGAACGACCAGTGTGGACAGAGGAACGTACCGGACGGCGCTACGGACCGTCTTCGCCGTCGCCCGCGAGCAGCAGGTGTCGGTGACGGCGGCGAGTCTCGGCTACCACGCGTTCAACACGCTGATTCCGCTGGGGTTGTTCGCACTCCTCGGTCTCTCGGCGGTGGGACAGCTCGGCGCGGTCACGTCGTCGCTCTCGTCGGCGGTGGGCCTCCCGACGGGCCAGCTGGAGTCGATGCTCTCCTCGACGACGGACGGGGCGAGTGGTCGCATCCGTGCGGCCGTCCTCGCCTTCCTCATCCTCGCGTGGAGCACGACGCGGACGTTCCACACGACCAACGCGGCGTTCGAGGAGGTGTACGGCACCCGGAAGCAGGGGTCGCTGTTTCGGCAGGTCGAGGTCATCGCCATCGCGACGGTGACCACGCCGCTGGCGTTCGCGCTCGCCATCGGTCTCGGCGTGGTGCTCTCGCTGGTCGTGAAGGGCGTTCTCCTGGCGATTCTCGCGCCAGCAGTACTGTTCGTGGCGCTCGCGGCCGGGTTCTTCCCGATGTACTACGTCTTCCCCGGTATCGAGATCACGCCGCGCGAGGCGGTGCCCGGCGCGGTGTTCGCCGCCGGCCTCTGGACCGTCTCGGCGGTGTTCTTCCGCATCTACGCGGGGTTCTCCCAGAGCGTCCAGCTGTACGGCGTCGTCGGTGGGCTGTTGCTCCTGCTGACGTGGCTCTACGTCGGCGGACTGGCGTTACTGCTGGGAGTGGTGGTGAACGCGGTGCTGGCCGAGCGTGTCGACCCGGATTCGGTGTGGCGGCCGTAGCGAGGTGGTGAGTGACCGTAGGGAACGAACCGCCTCGACAATGCGAGCGGGGAACGGAGTGACCCGCGAGCGCAGGTGCGCGATTCGGTAGCGAACGCAGTGAGCGAGAACCACCAGTGCGAATGGAACGAGCGAAGGAGCACCAAAACGCAGCGAACGACGGCCGAAGGGAGCCGTGAGCAGCCCGTTTCCGACCGCCTCCACGCGCCTCAGACGAGCAGTTGCACCACGACGAACAGGACGAGGACGCCCAGTACGTCGCAGGTGTTCGTGACGACGGGGATGACCACGTCGTCGGGGTCGAGCTGGAGCTGGTAGGCGGTGTACGCCGTGGCGACGGTGACGAGGACGGCGAGCACCGCGAGGACGGCTCCGGAGAGGACGGCGACGAGCACCACCGTCAGGAGCGGCAGGCGGCTCTCCGACAGGAGCGTCGTGAGGAGCCACGCGCCGACGCCGATGAGCGGGAAGACGGTCAGCGAGAGCATGACGGTCGCCACGGCGTTGCCGAGCAGCGTCTCGTCGGCCCCGAACGAGAGCGTCCCGAGGTGGAACGCCGTCGAGAGCCGCGAGGCCAGCACGCTCCCGAGGTTCCCCGCCGACCCGATGGTCACCGGAACGAGCACGAGCAGCGAGGGGTACTCCAGCAGCGTCGCCTCGAACCCGACGAGGACGAGGCCGCTGCCCACCGCGACGAGCGTCAGCAGGAGCAACACCGGGAGCGTCGCCCGCGTGATGGCCCGGACGGTCCACGGCGTCGCCACGGCGTCAGAGCACCCCGACGACGACCTGGACCGAGAGCCAGAGGAAGAGGACGCCGAAGACGTCGCCCGCCGTCGTCACGATGGGGCCGACGAGCGTGTCCGGGTTGAACCCGCGCTTGAAGCCGCTGAAGACGACGACGACGACGACGACGGCGAGGACGATACCCGACAGCAGCGCCGCGAGGAACGAGATGAGGGTCAGTTCGAGGAGCGTGGCGTGTGACTGGGCGAGCGCGACGAGCGCGACCCACGCCACCACCGCCGAGAACACGCTGGCGACGATACCGTTCGCCAGCGCGGCGACGACGGCCGCCCGGAGTCGTTCGTCGGTCCCCCGGAGCCGTGGTTCGACGAGTCCCTGGTGGAGCGCCGTCGCGACGCGTGCGCCGAGCGACCCGTAGACGTTCCCCCGCGTCGCCAGCAGCGCCGGGACGAGGACGAGCAAGCCCGCGACGGCCTCGAACTCGGCGCGCATCCCGCTCAACGCGACGCCCGCGAGTAAGCCGCCGAACGCGCTCGCCGACAGCGCCGGCAGTCCCTCGCGGTAGGCCTCCCGTGCCACGTCACCGACGGTCATCGCCCGAGACGATGCGCGCCCTCGACAAAAAACCCGACTGCGACGGACTGTCTTCGCCGGTGCGGTGCGGTCCTGGTGGGTGAAGGGCGAGCGGTCTGCACGACCCCGGACGAAGTAAGCACCGCAGGGAGCGAGCATCGCGAGCGACGGAGGAGCGCAGCGAGTCCCGGGAGTCCAGCGAGTGGAACGAGCGGGACGGCGGGAGGCGAACGGAGTGAGCCTCCCGGAAGTGCAGAGCGTGAGGGCTTCGGAGCTGTTCACTACTGCTGCACCGACGGAACGAGAACAATCCGAACTGACACCTGGAAAACGAGCTTCTCCGACTCCTAGTCGCCGAAGGGGGGCATCCCGCCCATCCCACCGCTACCGCCGCCGCCACCCTGCTGTTCCATCCGTTTCATCATGCGCTGCATGTCGCCGTCGCCCATCCCCTGGAACTGCTTTATCATCCGCTCCATCATGCGGTGCTGTTCGAGCAGTTCGGAGATGCGCTCCTCGCTCTTCCCGGAGCCACGGGCGATGCGCTCGGTGCGCTCCGCGCCGACGACGCGGGGGTTCTCCAGTTCCTCCTCGGTCATCGAGTCCATGATGACCTCGAAGTCGAGCATCCGCGACTTGGTGACGTCCATCGCGTCGTCCGGGAGCTGGTCCATCAGGCCGCCGCCGAACCCCGGAATCATGTCCATCACCTGTTCGAGCGGCCCCATGTTGTTCATCGCCTGCATCTGCTTGCGCATGTCGTGCAGGGTGAAGTTGCCCTGCATCATGTCCTCGGGGTCCCAGTCGTCGTCCTCGCCGGTCCCCTGCATCGCCCGCTCGACGCGCTCGGCGAGCTGTTTCAGGTCGCCCATCCCGAGCAGCCGGGAGATGAAGCCGTTTGGCTCGAAGCGCTCGATGTCCTGGACCGTCTCGCCGGTCCCGAGGAACGCGATGGTCGAGTCCGTCTCGTTGACCGCCGCGAGCGCGCCCCCACCTTTCGCCGTCCCGTCGAGCTTCGTGATGACGACGCCGTCGATACCGACCGCGTCGCCGAACGCGCGGGCCTGATCCTTCGCGCCCTGCCCGATGGCGGCGTCGAGCACCAGCAGGTTGCGGTCGGGGGTCGCGAACCCCTCTATCTCCTTCAGCTCCTCGATGAGCTCCTCGTTCAGCCCGGAGCGCCCGGAGGTGTCGACGATGCGGATGTCGGCCTCCTGGGTCTCCTCGAACCCCTTGCGGACGATCTCGACCGGGTCCTCCTCGTCCGGGTCGCCGTAGAAGTCGACCTCCGCGCGTTCGCACATCTGCTTGGACTGCTCGTACGCGCCGGGGCGGAAGGTGTCGGTCTGGATGACGGCCGGGCGGAGCCCCTTCGTCGAGAACCACCACGCCATCTTGGCGGCGCTGGTGGTCTTCCCCGACCCCTGGAGCCCCGCGAGCAGGATGGTCTGCGATTCGAGTGGCAGTTCGGTGGAGTCGCCGACCAGCGCGACCATCTCCTCGTAGACGATCTTCAGGACGTGGTCGCGAGCGGTCGTCCCGGCGGGTGGCTCCTCGTCGAGCGCCCGCTGTCTGATGGAGTCGGAGAGGTCCTGAACGAGGCTGATGTCCACGTCGGCCCCGATGAGCGAGCGCTGAATCTCCTTGACCACCGCGTCCACGTCCTCCTCGTCGAGACGGGACTTCCCCTGGAGCTGGTCCAGGGTCCCCCGGAGAGAGCTTCCGAGATTGTCGAGTACCATCGTTGGCCGGGGCTACGCGACGGTGCCGGTAAAGGCTTTGCTCACTGGATGTGGCGCTGAATGTTGTGTCGGGTATCGAATCGCGGCCGTCGCTGTCTCGGGAACCTCACCGCTTGCATCCGTCGTGACCTCGAAAGCCCCCGAGTTCTCGACTCGGGCGGCTCGCTGCGCTCCTCGTCACTCACTCCGTTCGCTCCTGCGGTGCTTGCGTCGCCGGCCGTCGTCGAGAACTCGGCCCCTTTCAGTCCCGCCCGTGGCGTCTGGTCGGCAGTCGCTTGCGGCTGTGTCGCCGGTCGTCGCCGACCGCTCGCACGGTGATTCTTCTCCTCGAACGTGGCGGGCGCGTCGAAAAAGCGTGAGTCGAGAGTCGTCGCTACGGCTGGGTGAGCGTCACGTCGCCGAACCCGGCGAAGTTCCCGTCGGCGGCGCGCTGGACGGCGGCCTCGGCGTCGACGAACCCGGCACCCATGTTCGCGGGCGTGTAGCTGTCTCTCGCCTCGTACGCCGTCGCTTCGAGGGTGTTGAGGACGTCGAGCGGTGCGGGCGTCCCGTGGCCCTCCTGCTGGGCGGCGTCGACCATCAGGGTGGCCGTCCCGCTGGTGACCGGGCAGGACATCGACGTGCCCGAGATGGTGGCGTAGTAGAGGTCGGTGTCGCCGCCGGAGACGTTCAGGACGTCGGCGGGCGACATCGTCGAGGTGACGGCGTTCCCCGGCGCGCCGACACCGTTGCGGTAGAGTCCCACGGGACCCGACGCGCTCCCCGAGTCGTAGTACGACCGGAGGTTGTCGAGCGCGGTCTGCCGGTCGTAGTTCGCGCCGGTCGAGGCGGCCCGCCCGCGCGAGGAGAAGTCGGTCACGGCCTGCTGGTCGTCCGTCGCGGCGACCGACAGGACGTGCGGGGCCTTCGCGTAGTCGTTGAGCGTGTCGTTGCCGGGACCGCTGTTCCCTGCCGAGAACACGGGGAGGACGCCCGACTCGAACGTCTCCCACGTCGCGGTCTGGAGCGCGCCGTCGGGGTTGTAGTCGTCGGCGCTGGCCGACCCGTAGGAGTTCGAGACGACGGCCACCTCGTCGGCGTGGTTCGCCAGCAGGTGGTCGAACGCGGCCGTCGCCTTCAGGATGGAGACCGCCAGTCCCGAGGAGTACATCGTGACGGTCGCGCCGGGGGCCATCCCGGCGTCCTCACCGTCGCTCTTCGTCCCGTCGCCGGCGACGGTGCCCGCACAGTGAGTGCCGTGGCCGATGTCGTCGGAGTCGAGACCGCCGACGGGCACCCACAGCGTCGGTTCGCCCAGCGGGTTGCCCACCCAGCGGTAGTTGTTGGCGATGGACGCCTCCAGGTCCGGGTGGTCGCCGTCGATGCCCGAGTCGATGAGCGCGGTGTGGGCGGACGACCCGTCGTAGCCCAGGTCGTTCTGGACCGTCGAGACGCCCGTCACCTCCCGCGCGTCGGCGTTGTGGTAGTCGAGTTCGCGGTTCGACTCGACGTAGCGCACCGCGTCCCACTCCGCCACCGTCTCTATCTGCGGCCCGGTCAACAGCGCGTAGCCGACCGGGAGCACCTCGAACGCCAGGAACCCCTCCGAGAGGTCCAGGTCGTCGAGCAGGCCCACGTCGTCCGGCGAGTCGAAGACGACGAGCACCTCCTGTAACGCGTCGCTCGCGGTGTCGAGCGTGTCGTCGACGAGGTCCCCCACCCCGGCGCTCGCTCGACCGGTCGCGAACGGCAGTGCAGCGCTCGCCCCGAGCGCCCCCGCCGTCGCCAGCACCGAGCGTCTGGTTGCCGTGCGTTGCGTGTCGTCACGTCCCGTCTCGTGCGACATAATCCGTCGAACGTATCTATAACTTATAAACTAAACGATTCAGAATTCAATTTACAGACTTAAAGCAGAATACAACCGCCGCTCCTCTCGTGCCGCGGTCACACCACCACCCGGAGTGTACCGTCACCACGACACAAGGCACACGGTAGCGTGAGTGTCGGAACGACATGAGATGCGAGGCTAACTGTTATGGTCTGTGTGATGGTTCCTCACACCGAACGTGGTGGCTGGCGCGATTCGGAACTGCCCGTTCGGAATCGCCTCTTCAGAACCGTTCGTCCAGCGCCGTCCGTTCAGAACCGCCCGTTCGTGTCCTCGGGCGTACCCAGGAACGCCTCGACGAGTTTCCGCTCGGCGATGCGGATGTGCTCGTGGAACGTCGGCGTGGAGATGCCGAGTTCCTCGGCCACCTCGCCGCCGGTGTTCACCCGCGGCGAGTCGAAGAAGCCGAGGTGGAAGGCGGTCGTGAGGACGGTCCGCTGACGGTCGGTGAGCGCGACGTCGGGGGCGTCGTCCTCGTTCCGTTCGCGCTCACGGCGAGCGACGAGTTCGGCGGCCGGCAGCCGGTCACGGACCGCTTCGAGGACGTTCCTGACGTCTGTCCCCTGCGGGAAGGTCGCCACGAGCCTGAACCCGCCGTCCTCGACGTGAACCCGCCGCATGGTCCCGCCGTAGTCGGCGAGGAGGCTGCTGAACGACGTGTCTCCCTCGACGCGGACCACGCCGCCCTCCTCGTCGTCCCGGACGACCGAGACGTCGATGTCGTCGGGGAGGGTCTCGACGACGCCCTCCAGGTCGCCCTCGATGCGGTAGAACTGTGACGGCGACCCGTCGTCGGTCGGGGCGGCTCCCCGGAACGTGACGGTGGAGTCGACGGCGCTCGCGGCGCTCGGGATGCCGTCTATCTCGCCGACGAGCAGTTCCAGTTCGACGACGGTGTCGGCGACGAGCGCGCGGTGGCGTTCGGCCGCGCCGATGGCGTAGGCGACGGTCTCTCCCAGTTCGCCGAACACCGCCCGCTCGGTGCCCTCGAACGCGTCTGGGCGGTCGGAGTAGACGCAGAGCACGCCGTAGGTGACGCCGCGGTACACCAGCGGGACGGCCGTCGCGGCCGCGAACCCGTTGTCGACCGCCGCGTCGACCCACGGCTCGCTCGGCCGTTCGGCGAGGTGCGGGGCGACCTGCATCGACCCGTCGCGGATGGCCTTCGTCGCGAGCGTCTCGCGCCTCGACCCGTCGTCTTCCCGTGCGTCGAGGTACGCCTCGCCCTCGCCCGACCACGCACAGGGGGTGACCCGTTCGGAGCCGGCGTCGTACTCGCCGACCCAGGCGAACCGGTAGGTGGACTCGTCGGCCAGTCGCTCGACGACGGCGTGCTCGATGTCCTCCCGCGTCTGGGCGCGGACGAGGTCGTGGTTGACGTTCCGGATGACCTCGTTGATGCGGTTGAGCGTCCGCAGCGACTCCGCCTGGCGTTCGAGCGTCCGTTCGCGCTGTTCGCGCTCGCTCACGTTCCGACCGATGCCGCAGACGCCGATGGCCTCGCCGTCGTCGTCGGTGAGCGCGGTCCCCGTGAACTCGTAGGGGATGCGGTCGCCGTCCTTCGTCAGGACGTCGCCCTCCTCGGTCGCGCTCCCCTGCTGGATGGCGCGCTGGACCGCCGTCGCCACCTCGACGACGTCCTCCTCGCTGATGAGGTTGAGCGGGTTCATCTCGTCGAGTTCCTCGTCGGTGTAGCCGGTCACCGCCGTCACCGCGTCGTTCCAGACGAGCAGGCGCATCTCCGTGTCGAACAGGAAGAAGAAGTCCGTCAGCGCGTCGAGCGACTCCCGGATGAGCAGGTCGCGTTCGGTCGGTTCGTCGGCGAGCACCCGGTCGACGACGGCGGCCACGCTCGCCGCGTCCGTCGCCGCGTCGCCAGCGAGCGTCACGCAGCGGTCTGCCCCAGCGGTGAGGGCGGTCGCCTGCCCGGACGGCTCGGAACAGAGCGCGACCAGCGGTCCCCGCTCGTGTCCGGTCGTGTCGAGCGGGCGCTCGTGCGCCCCGGTCGCCGCCTCGCCCTGGTCGTCGCGGGTCCCGACGTCGTCGAGCGCGTCGTCCGTCACGAGCGTACAGGCGACGGCGTCGTCGTCCTCGACCACCGCTATCCCGTACTCGGCGTCGAGGGTCGTCAGGAGCGCGTCCGACGGCGCTCCCCGCACGGCGACGTGAATCGGGCGGTCCATCGACCGAATGTACGACGGCAGGCGCTTGAGGTTTGCGCGTCCGGCCCAATCCCCCGGAACCACTCTCGTCCCGAGGCACGTCCAACGCCGACCGAAGCGTACACGACGGCCCCCATCGACCCACGCTACCATGCAGCGACTCGACGCGACCGACTACCACGACATCGTCCAGGTGGCGGACCCGCGACTCTCCCCGGACGGCGAGCGCGTGGCGTTCGTCCGCAAGGAACCCAGCGACGACGACGAGTACGAGACGACGGTGTACGTCGTCCCCGCCGACGGCAGCGCTCCCCCCCGACAGTTCACCGCCGAGGAGGGTAGCGACGCCGAACCGCGCTGGTCGCCCTCCGGCGACCGACTCGCGTTCACCAGCGCCCGCGGCGACGCCGACGCGCCACAGCTCTGGCTACTCCCGACCGACGGCGGCGAGGCACGGCAGGTGACCGACGTGGTGGGTGGCGTGGGCGACATCGCGTGGTCGCCCGACGGCGACCGCGTCGCGTTCGTCCAGCGCGCGACGGCCGAGGAGCGCGAGGAGGACCTGGACGTCGACGCCAGCGACGACCCCGACTACGAGCGCGAGGCCCCCGACCCGCGGGTCATCGACCGGACCGTCTACCGCGCCGGGGTGCAGTACTTCGACGGCCTGCGGAGCCACCTCTACACCGTGACCGTGGGCCGTTCCGGGGACGACGACTCCGAGGGGAGCGTCACCCGCCACACCGACGGGGAGTTCGACTTCGGCGCGCCCGCGTTCGGCGACGCCGACACGCTCTACTACGCGGTCAACCGCCAGGAGGACCCCGACGACTCCATCCTGTACGATATCGACGCGCTGGACCTCCCGAGCGGTGAGTCGGAGACGCTGACCCAGACGACGGGCTGGGCGGCGAGCGTTGCAGCCACCGAGGACGGCCGCGTCGCCTACCCCCGCACGCCCGAGGAGAAGGCCGCGATGCGCCAGACCGACCTCGAAGTCTTCGACCACGAGACGGGCGAGACGGTCACTCCCACCGCCTCACTGGACCGCACCGTCGCCCCCGCTGGCTTCGAGTTCGACGACGGCCTGCTGTACTTCCTCACCCCGGACGAGGGGAACGCCGTCCTGCGCCGCGCCGCCCCCGAGGACGACGCCGACTGCGAGATTGTCGTCGGCGAGGGCGAACTCACCGGGGCGTCGGTCCGAGACGGGCGCGTCGCGTTCGTCCGCTCGGAGTGGGACCACCGCGGCGACGTGTTCTCGCTCGACGCCCGTGCCAGCGGACACGCAGATGAGGACATCGCCCGCCTCAGCGAGGTCAACGCCGACCTGCTCGCCGACCGTGACGTGCAGGAACCGGAGGAGTTCTGGTTCGACTCGGCAGGCAACGAGATTCAGGGCTGGGTGCTGACCCCGCCCGACTACGACGAGAGTGAGGAGTATCCGCTGGCGGTCGAGATACACGGCGGTCCCCACGCCATGTGGTCCACGTCGGGGACGATGTGGCACGAGTTCCAGTTGCTCGCCGCGCGGGGCTACGTCGTCTTCTGGTGCAACCCGCGTGGCTCGACGGGCTACGGCGAGGACCACGCGATGGGTATCGACCAGAACTGGGGCGACGTGACGATGCAGGACGTGTACGCCGGGGCGGACGTCGTCTGCGACGAGTACGCCGTCGACGAGACGAACCAGTTCGTCACCGGGGGCTCCTTCGGCGGGTACATGACCGCGTGGATAGTGGGCCACTCCGACCGGTTCGCGGGCGCGGTCGCCCAGCGCGGCGTCTACGACCTCGCCTCCTTCTACGGCTCGACCGACGCGTTCCAGCTGGTCGAGATGGACTTCTCGACGACGCCGTGGGAGGACCCCGAGTTCCTCTGGAACCACTCGCCGGTCGCTCACGTCGAGGGCGTGACGACGCCGACGCTCGTGATGCACGCCGACCAGGACTACCGCGTCCCGGTCAACAACGGCGAGATGCTCTACCTCTTCCTCCGCAAACAGGGCGTCGACACCCGCCTCGTTCGCTACCCACGAGAGGGACACGAACTGTCGCGGTCGGGCGAGCCGGCGCACGTCGTCGACCGTCTGGAGCGCACCGTCCGCTGGTTCGACGGCTACTCCGACCACCACGACGTTCCCCGCGCACTGGACCGCGGCGACGAGGGCCTGAGTGCTGCGGAGGAGGCCGACGA from Halomarina salina carries:
- a CDS encoding metal-dependent hydrolase; the protein is MMVMTHVLVGIAVSAVATVVFPEAAPIALVSGALGGLVPDLDLYVGHRRTLHFPVYGPLATLGAVALAVAAPSVETVALATFLAAAGLHAAMDVLGGGLELKPWQETSERAVYSHFHGHWLRPRRLVPYDGAPADLVLAGTVALPTLALGGAVVDPAVVGLLTVAVGYTLLRRRLADCWERLARLVPPSLASYLPDRFATARRSTGLPPSDD
- a CDS encoding four-helix bundle copper-binding protein, which gives rise to MALQQIDHLSEEQRECLDNCLEATQVCEWCADECAGHGEGMAECVRLCRDVADIASLHARFMARDSDYSGDLAATCADACEACADECDQHDHDHCQACAEVLRECAETCRSMA
- a CDS encoding YihY/virulence factor BrkB family protein yields the protein MDRGTYRTALRTVFAVAREQQVSVTAASLGYHAFNTLIPLGLFALLGLSAVGQLGAVTSSLSSAVGLPTGQLESMLSSTTDGASGRIRAAVLAFLILAWSTTRTFHTTNAAFEEVYGTRKQGSLFRQVEVIAIATVTTPLAFALAIGLGVVLSLVVKGVLLAILAPAVLFVALAAGFFPMYYVFPGIEITPREAVPGAVFAAGLWTVSAVFFRIYAGFSQSVQLYGVVGGLLLLLTWLYVGGLALLLGVVVNAVLAERVDPDSVWRP
- a CDS encoding magnesium transporter produces the protein MATPWTVRAITRATLPVLLLLTLVAVGSGLVLVGFEATLLEYPSLLVLVPVTIGSAGNLGSVLASRLSTAFHLGTLSFGADETLLGNAVATVMLSLTVFPLIGVGAWLLTTLLSESRLPLLTVVLVAVLSGAVLAVLAVLVTVATAYTAYQLQLDPDDVVIPVVTNTCDVLGVLVLFVVVQLLV
- a CDS encoding magnesium transporter, which encodes MTVGDVAREAYREGLPALSASAFGGLLAGVALSGMRAEFEAVAGLLVLVPALLATRGNVYGSLGARVATALHQGLVEPRLRGTDERLRAAVVAALANGIVASVFSAVVAWVALVALAQSHATLLELTLISFLAALLSGIVLAVVVVVVVFSGFKRGFNPDTLVGPIVTTAGDVFGVLFLWLSVQVVVGVL
- a CDS encoding signal recognition particle protein Srp54, giving the protein MVLDNLGSSLRGTLDQLQGKSRLDEEDVDAVVKEIQRSLIGADVDISLVQDLSDSIRQRALDEEPPAGTTARDHVLKIVYEEMVALVGDSTELPLESQTILLAGLQGSGKTTSAAKMAWWFSTKGLRPAVIQTDTFRPGAYEQSKQMCERAEVDFYGDPDEEDPVEIVRKGFEETQEADIRIVDTSGRSGLNEELIEELKEIEGFATPDRNLLVLDAAIGQGAKDQARAFGDAVGIDGVVITKLDGTAKGGGALAAVNETDSTIAFLGTGETVQDIERFEPNGFISRLLGMGDLKQLAERVERAMQGTGEDDDWDPEDMMQGNFTLHDMRKQMQAMNNMGPLEQVMDMIPGFGGGLMDQLPDDAMDVTKSRMLDFEVIMDSMTEEELENPRVVGAERTERIARGSGKSEERISELLEQHRMMERMIKQFQGMGDGDMQRMMKRMEQQGGGGGSGGMGGMPPFGD
- a CDS encoding S8 family serine peptidase gives rise to the protein MSHETGRDDTQRTATRRSVLATAGALGASAALPFATGRASAGVGDLVDDTLDTASDALQEVLVVFDSPDDVGLLDDLDLSEGFLAFEVLPVGYALLTGPQIETVAEWDAVRYVESNRELDYHNADAREVTGVSTVQNDLGYDGSSAHTALIDSGIDGDHPDLEASIANNYRWVGNPLGEPTLWVPVGGLDSDDIGHGTHCAGTVAGDGTKSDGEDAGMAPGATVTMYSSGLAVSILKATAAFDHLLANHADEVAVVSNSYGSASADDYNPDGALQTATWETFESGVLPVFSAGNSGPGNDTLNDYAKAPHVLSVAATDDQQAVTDFSSRGRAASTGANYDRQTALDNLRSYYDSGSASGPVGLYRNGVGAPGNAVTSTMSPADVLNVSGGDTDLYYATISGTSMSCPVTSGTATLMVDAAQQEGHGTPAPLDVLNTLEATAYEARDSYTPANMGAGFVDAEAAVQRAADGNFAGFGDVTLTQP
- a CDS encoding bacterio-opsin activator domain-containing protein, with product MDRPIHVAVRGAPSDALLTTLDAEYGIAVVEDDDAVACTLVTDDALDDVGTRDDQGEAATGAHERPLDTTGHERGPLVALCSEPSGQATALTAGADRCVTLAGDAATDAASVAAVVDRVLADEPTERDLLIRESLDALTDFFFLFDTEMRLLVWNDAVTAVTGYTDEELDEMNPLNLISEEDVVEVATAVQRAIQQGSATEEGDVLTKDGDRIPYEFTGTALTDDDGEAIGVCGIGRNVSEREQRERTLERQAESLRTLNRINEVIRNVNHDLVRAQTREDIEHAVVERLADESTYRFAWVGEYDAGSERVTPCAWSGEGEAYLDAREDDGSRRETLATKAIRDGSMQVAPHLAERPSEPWVDAAVDNGFAAATAVPLVYRGVTYGVLCVYSDRPDAFEGTERAVFGELGETVAYAIGAAERHRALVADTVVELELLVGEIDGIPSAASAVDSTVTFRGAAPTDDGSPSQFYRIEGDLEGVVETLPDDIDVSVVRDDEEGGVVRVEGDTSFSSLLADYGGTMRRVHVEDGGFRLVATFPQGTDVRNVLEAVRDRLPAAELVARRERERNEDDAPDVALTDRQRTVLTTAFHLGFFDSPRVNTGGEVAEELGISTPTFHEHIRIAERKLVEAFLGTPEDTNGRF
- a CDS encoding S9 family peptidase: MQRLDATDYHDIVQVADPRLSPDGERVAFVRKEPSDDDEYETTVYVVPADGSAPPRQFTAEEGSDAEPRWSPSGDRLAFTSARGDADAPQLWLLPTDGGEARQVTDVVGGVGDIAWSPDGDRVAFVQRATAEEREEDLDVDASDDPDYEREAPDPRVIDRTVYRAGVQYFDGLRSHLYTVTVGRSGDDDSEGSVTRHTDGEFDFGAPAFGDADTLYYAVNRQEDPDDSILYDIDALDLPSGESETLTQTTGWAASVAATEDGRVAYPRTPEEKAAMRQTDLEVFDHETGETVTPTASLDRTVAPAGFEFDDGLLYFLTPDEGNAVLRRAAPEDDADCEIVVGEGELTGASVRDGRVAFVRSEWDHRGDVFSLDARASGHADEDIARLSEVNADLLADRDVQEPEEFWFDSAGNEIQGWVLTPPDYDESEEYPLAVEIHGGPHAMWSTSGTMWHEFQLLAARGYVVFWCNPRGSTGYGEDHAMGIDQNWGDVTMQDVYAGADVVCDEYAVDETNQFVTGGSFGGYMTAWIVGHSDRFAGAVAQRGVYDLASFYGSTDAFQLVEMDFSTTPWEDPEFLWNHSPVAHVEGVTTPTLVMHADQDYRVPVNNGEMLYLFLRKQGVDTRLVRYPREGHELSRSGEPAHVVDRLERTVRWFDGYSDHHDVPRALDRGDEGLSAAEEADEDLDENTGEVANEG